From a single Rutidosis leptorrhynchoides isolate AG116_Rl617_1_P2 chromosome 5, CSIRO_AGI_Rlap_v1, whole genome shotgun sequence genomic region:
- the LOC139850214 gene encoding uncharacterized protein, with translation MAAMIDEKRLESGSSATETIRNNSIPQKVAIFIWRAKLNRLPVRSELGKRGIDLDSVLCPICGNEIETVEHSLIKCKKVTEFWIFFFLIWWNVPVCNLNALDPLANDGIFTSFTKYGKSIWEAVKWVGCYVLWKSRNNKVFNRKEWSISSIISEVQTTTFGWIAKRSKKFFLDWHQWIINPEFYVDSLINRLGIG, from the coding sequence ATGGCGGCAATGATTGACGAGAAGAGATTGGAATCAGGAAGTTCAGCAACGGAAACAATTCGGAACAACTCAATTCCACAAAAGGTTGCAATCTTCATTTGGAGGGCAAAACTCAATAGATTACCGGTACGTTCGGAACTGGGAAAAAGAGGTATTGATTTGGATTCTGTATTATGTCCGATCTGTGGTAATGAAATCGAAACCGTTGAACATTCGCTGATTAAATGCAAAAAAGTGACTGAAttctggatttttttttttttaatttggtgGAACGTTCCGGTATGCAATCTAAACGCGTTGGATCCTTTAGCAAATGATGGGATTTTTACCTCGTTCACTAAGTATGGAAAGTCGATATGGGAAGCAGTAAAATGGGTGGGTTGTTACGTATTGTGGAAATCCAGGAATAACAAAGTGTTTAATCGAAAAGAGTGGAGCATCTCAAGCATCATATCCGAGGTTCAAACTACTACTTTCGGGTGGATTGCAAAACGTTCCAAGAAATTCTTCTTGGATTGGCATCAATGGATAATCAACCCGGAGTTCTATGTCGATAGTCTGATCAATAGGTTGGGGATAGGGTAA
- the LOC139846788 gene encoding ACT domain-containing protein ACR8-like, translated as MMQMDRRPCLDEFEKLLVRMNTPRVMIDNAGCVNATLVMIDSARKDRILLEAVQVLTDLNLLIKKGYVSSDGRWNMDVFHVTNLDGNKLTDNSIINCIQQSLGTIRNARSQSFDGMTAIELTGTDRVGLLSEVFAVLSDLKCDVAESKVWTHNGRIASLIYVKDCDSGCPIGDTQKIESIEARLRNVLKGDNDIRSAKTSISMGFTHTERRLHQMMSADRDYERIPIIKTSDEYSPLVSFQNCLEKGYSVLNITCKDRPKLLFDVLCTLTDMEYVVFHATIDTTDNGAYLEFFIRHIDGTPINLEAEKQRVTLCLRAAIERRASQGVRLELCQADKPGLLAEVTRTFRENAINVTRAEISTTKGIALNVFYVTDALGNHVDSKIIESVRQGIGSDYLRVKELPIACNKRNQQKKSENEEGGGGGLGGAVLLSLGSLLRRNLYNLGLIKSYSS; from the exons ATGATGCAGATGGACAGAAGACCTTGTTTGGATGAATTTGAAAAACTACTTGTACGGATGAACACTCCAAG GGTCATGATCGACAATGCTGGTTGTGTAAACGCAACCCTAGTCATG atTGATAGTGCGAGAAAAGATAGAATTCTTCTAGAGGCGGTTCAAGTTCTTACGGATTTAAACCTTTTAATCAAAAAAGGTTATGTCTCTTCTGATGGAAGGTGGAACATGGATG TATTTCATGTGACTAATTTGGATGGAAATAAATTGACGGATAATAGCATCATCAATTGCATTCAGCAG TCACTTGGAACCATTCGCAACGCCAGATCTCAATCTTTTGATGGAATGACTGCAATAGAGCTAACCGGTACCGATAGAGTGGGCCTCCTATCCGAAGTTTTTGCGGTTCTGTCTGATCTCAAGTGTGACGTGGCAGAATCTAAAGTATGGACACACAATGGCCGGATTGCGTCTCTTATTTACGTAAAAGATTGCGATTCGGGGTGCCCAATTGGGGACACTCAAAAAATTGAGAGCATAGAAGCTCGATTAAGAAACGTGCTTAAAGGGGATAATGATATTAGAAGTGCAAAAACTTCGATTTCAATGGGATTCACTCATACAGAAAGGCGGCTTCATCAGATGATGTCTGCAGACCGTGATTACGAAAGAATTCCAATTATAAAAACGAGTGATGAATATTCTCCTTTAGTTTCTTTTCAAAATTGTTTGGAGAAAGGGTACTCGGTTTTAAACATAACGTGCAAAGATCGACCCAAGCTTTTATTCGATGTACTCTGCACCTTGACGGATATGGAATATGTAGTCTTTCATGCCACGATAGACACCACAGACAATGGCGCATATCTG GAATTCTTTATTAGACATATAGACGGAACACCGATTAATTTAGAAGCCGAAAAGCAACGAGTGACCCTTTGCCTAAGAGCTGCAATCGAGAGAAGAGCGTCCCAG GGTGTAAGGCTGGAGCTATGCCAGGCGGATAAACCCGGACTATTAGCGGAAGTAACACGAACATTCCGAGAAAACGCTATAAATGTAACGCGTGCTGAAATATCTACAACAAAGGGTATAGCTTTAAATGTGTTTTACGTCACGGATGCACTTGGAAACCATGTGGATTCGAAGATAATAGAATCGGTTAGGCAAGGAATCGGGTCGGATTACCTAAGAGTAAAGGAATTACCAATAGCATGTAACAAAAGGAATCAACAAAAAAAGTCAGAGAATGAAGAAGGTGGTGGTGGGGGGCTTGGTGGGGCAGTTTTGTTATCACTTGGAAGTTTATTGAGAAGGAACCTTTACAACTTGGGGTTGATCAAGTCATATTCTtcttga